One genomic window of Desulfobacterales bacterium includes the following:
- a CDS encoding 4Fe-4S dicluster domain-containing protein, which produces MNRRNFLKGGLAGGALTFLGKGKEAAASVAPPPPVSDITMLKEGKYPRGMGVLYDLSRCIGCRTCEAICNKEHHLPEPDLPFDDTSVFERVRRTHEGARTVVNRYKIKGQENPVFRKVQCNHCAEPGCLSSCFVNAYTKTAIGAVTYNEKVCVGCRTCMIACPFYVPAYRYSSAFNPIIIKCTMCYNTRLVKGEPPACVAACPRDAMNFGKREDLIYMAHQRIRINPGKYVEHVYGEKEVGGTAWMYLSPVPFEQVGFDTTLGEKPIFSYVKEFLSIVPMVLTIWPALFSGFYLLATRKESQKIKQQDIGEEGKK; this is translated from the coding sequence ATGAACCGACGAAACTTTTTAAAGGGGGGGCTGGCAGGTGGCGCCTTGACCTTCCTCGGCAAGGGCAAGGAGGCCGCCGCGTCCGTGGCCCCCCCGCCCCCCGTCTCTGACATCACCATGCTCAAGGAGGGTAAATATCCCCGCGGAATGGGGGTCCTCTACGATCTGTCGCGGTGTATCGGCTGCCGGACCTGTGAGGCGATCTGCAACAAGGAACATCATCTGCCCGAGCCGGATCTGCCCTTTGACGACACCTCTGTGTTCGAACGGGTCCGCCGCACCCACGAGGGGGCGCGGACCGTGGTCAACCGGTATAAGATCAAGGGCCAGGAAAACCCGGTCTTCCGCAAGGTCCAGTGCAACCACTGCGCCGAGCCGGGCTGCCTCTCCTCCTGCTTTGTCAACGCCTACACCAAGACCGCCATCGGCGCGGTAACCTATAACGAAAAGGTTTGCGTGGGCTGCCGGACCTGTATGATCGCCTGTCCCTTTTATGTTCCGGCATACCGCTACTCCAGCGCGTTCAACCCGATCATCATCAAGTGCACCATGTGTTACAATACCAGGCTGGTCAAGGGCGAGCCGCCGGCCTGCGTGGCCGCCTGCCCCCGCGACGCGATGAACTTCGGTAAACGCGAGGACCTGATCTACATGGCCCACCAGCGGATCAGGATCAACCCGGGCAAGTATGTCGAACATGTCTACGGAGAGAAAGAGGTAGGCGGCACGGCCTGGATGTATCTCTCTCCGGTTCCCTTTGAGCAGGTCGGCTTCGACACCACCCTCGGGGAAAAACCCATTTTCAGCTATGTCAAGGAATTCCTGTCCATCGTGCCCATGGTACTGACAATCTGGCCTGCTCTGTTCAGCGGTTTTTACCTGTTGGCAACCCGGAAGGAATCGCAGAAAATCAAGCAACAGGACATTGGCGAGGAGGGCAAGAAATAA